The Phyllopteryx taeniolatus isolate TA_2022b chromosome 4, UOR_Ptae_1.2, whole genome shotgun sequence genome includes the window GTAAGAGGACATGAACATGTGAAAATATGAGGTTAAAATCAAGAAATTTGCAAGAacagttcaaatttaaaaaaaaaaaaaaaaaaaaaggtgtcggtatcaaactcaaggcccaggggccagatctggcccgccacataattttatgtggcccgcgaaggcaaatcatgtcGACTTCCTCGATTCATGCTAAAATGCCAAActctcttcacttttaataacattgagatattgcaagcattttgttttcaatcccgcttttaaaataaatagaaaaatagttgaacaattttattattttttttactggcttctgatttcaaaaatagTTATCCATCTATTTGTTGTGTATACGATATGTGGCGATCATGCCTTTATGTTATATGGGTTCATAGTCATCACGGTCCTCCgagagaaaccataactacgatgtggctcgcgacaaacatttgtttgacaccccctTGCCATCGAGCATTTTATTTGCTGAAGAGGCGATAGAGGGGAAaactgtgaagaaaaaaaacaacaactcaaagAGATGTGGcgaaggcctggaaaagcatcagGTCAAGACTTGGTCAAGACATGAACGCAGTCCAGGTTTGACTCGTGTTTATTCATAGTTGACAAGGACTAAAAGCCTCCTTGGCTTTTGTACCACTGAGCTCTGGCAACGACGTCACTGGAGTAGTCGTCTCCGGTGGTGCCCACGTCCATCCTTTCATAGGTTTGCACGCCTCCCACACCAGTGTTGTAGGCCGCGATCCCGCCTGCAGAGAGGTTCAGTGCAAAAtgagccacaagatggcgggtTCGTCAATGTGAAAGTGGACAATTCAACCTTTGAGTTGCTGCTCCGCAGTCCAGCCGGAGAACTTGTTCTTGATCTGATTGATGAAGCCGATCAGGATATCCGTGCCTTGGCTGAGGTGTTCCTCGCTGTCCCATCCACCTCGTGGGGTGTGATAGTTCTTATCGACCTACACGTTACCGTGAAGTAGAAAGGAGAGCAACAGAGTTTCCTACGAGGAGGTCAAATGTTtgagttttcaaactgctaacaATATTTGAATGTCGCCTCATTTCGGTCCCCGCCCTGCCCAACCAACCGCACTTGCATTCCACCTATGAGCAATTccagagccttcaattaacctaacgcaACGTTATTGGAATGTGGAAGTAAGCCAGCATACCCGTGGAAAAGCCACACAAACACGAAGAGAAGAGGCGAACTCCGCACAGGTTGGTCAGAGCTAGGATTCATTTTAACCTAATACCGACCTGCATGAGTCCCCAGGCGTTGCCGTTGTCTCCCCAGCCACTCCTCAGTACGTTTCCAGCCCTGGACTCCCTGGAGATGATGCCAGCGATGATGGCGGGATCAATTCCCTTTTGCGCTGCTACTTTCTGGATGATGACCTTGTAATTGTTCATCCTGCCCACATCCGTTTGTGCCATGGTGTTGGACGCCGGCACACCTTCAAAGAGAGATACCGCACCAAGGTGGGTAGTTAGCCCGTTGGTTTTGGGGGAGCATGATGGCGTCAGTCCATAAAGTGGACAAACTTTATTGCGTTTTTATCAATCTCCATAAAGCTTTGGACTCAGTTGACCCGACTTTACTTCAGCTAgagcacgggtgtcaaactggtggcctggggggccagatccggcccgccacatcatcttatgtggcccgcggaagcaaatcaaaattgctcattgtgctCTGGTGTAacaccattgagatatttgcaagcactTTTTTGTGACCcatcccactttgaaaagaaatgtaatagtcgaaaacatgtttttataggcttctgatttcaaaaccggttattcatcaatgtgttgtgtataccgtgacaaaaatgagtttgacacccctgatcgaGAGCATCTGTACACCATTGGCGTTGACAATAAATCCTATAACTACACTGAGAACTATTTATCGAGCAGAACTTAAGCTGTGGTAGCTGATGGTTACTGATCAAATTTTCTGCAAAGGGGTGCCACAATGGTCTGTTTTAGGACCACTGTTGTTGTTCTATATTAATGATTTCAGtattagtattttaaaaaaactgttgaattcaTCTGTATGTGGGTGACGCAATCATCTACTCAATCTCTAGCGTTGCAAAACCTACAGTCTGATTTATGTGCAGCCAAAGCACACTTGCTAAACGTAAATTAGTTACATTCAAACAAATCGAAATGGATTATCTTCCCCAAAAGACTTTTTGTTGATTCAAATAACTACTTGTTGATGGGGACTGCTTTGAAAGGGTTAAAAGTATCAAACTGAAACCTTTATTGGCAATCTTGCAGAAATAAATCTTGTCTGCCTCTGTACTGTAAAAAGCAGCTGGCGCAAGCTTTTTTAATCACTTCTGGAGCCGGTCTATAGATGGTCCTCCTGATACAGTGTATCGCCCTGTGATTAGATGTATTACTCCCTGAGTAAATAAAGGTTGGGGGGCGAAGGGGACGCTGTTACCGTCGTATGGCAGCCTATCTTGCCCAGCTGTTTTTTTGGATGCCCCGGATGTGTCAACCTTCGTGATGTCCCCGTGACctaaacatgcaaattccaatTACAGTCACAGGACTGCTCATCAGCATTTTCAGCTCACAGGAGGAAATTCCGGCCTAAGAAAAGGCGCTCTTACCCATCGTCTTTGTCAATGTGTGACCACCTACAGACAGAAACAGTCCAGTTTACTTTCACTAcataacacaggaaaaaaattatcaaatgaGCATTAGTAGTACGAGTAGGCAATAGATGATAAGCATCATTTATTTCCACATTGTCATATAATAGTAAATAATTTGAACGTGCctgagatggatggatggatgatacctGTCTTGCTGTTGTTCCGTGTTGTATGAGCTCTCTGTCGTTTCTTCTACTTCTGCTTTTATATACTGTGCTTCCTCTATTACTACTGTCTGCGCAGTTGCTTCCTTTGTCAGGATGTGCACTCCTTGTTTGTGCAGTTCACCCGGGGGAATTTCCCCAGTGTTTGAGACCAATGAGTTTATACAAAGCGTtacttttactttcactttCGCGGGGTAGATGTTTACTGTCGGCTAtagcttttattttctttttttaaagctgttttCATGATAATACTACTAATAGTCAAACACTTCTGTGAAAAAAGTCAGCTTAAGTGAATAATGTTGTACATTTTTACAGAGCCACTGTCAAAATACTACAATAATAAAGACATAATCTTACGAGAATTAAGTTGTACTattacaggaagaaaaaaaaagtcacaacttctgaagaataaagttgcaatattaggAGAATAATAAGTTTTgatattagtaaaaaaaaataaaacataagtaAGTCAAAATATCATGAGGGGAAATAAGTCATAAGCTTACAATAAAAAACTTTAATTGGacaagaataataaaatatgtgaACGTATTTAAAAGTCATTTTACATGGCAATATAATTTGTTATATTTTCCTTTCAGTATGTAAgccaatgcccaaccctaaaaaAATGAATCATCTTTGTGAATGAACTGGTTTCTGCAACCGGGTGGGGACTTAAGCACCATAATGTTGTCAttggtttgcattgtttgagTTTGTGTTTCACACGGTGCAATGACATTTCCCAAACAAATTGGAAATGGGAGCGGTTGATAAAGTTGCagatgtgctggagcccatcccagttgacttcgAACTGGTATAGAAatcaaacgtaaaaaaaaaaataaaaaaaagttgcccCGCCATGTTTTATACTTTGTTTTAATCTTCGGACTTCAACCCTATAGAGTATTTTACCTGCTAAAGAGGagcctgaaaaaaacaaacaactcaaaGTTGCTGTGGTGAAAAATGATTTTCACAGTTTGTTTAATGTGGTCAATACATGAACACAAGCCAGGTTTTGACTCGCGTTTATTTAGTGTCGACAAGGGCTTCTCTCCACTGCGTTGTTTTCACGCTAAAAGCCTCCTCATTATAACGTGCGCTACCGACCTGCATGAGTCCCCAGGCGTTGTCATGGTCTCCCCAGCCATTTTGCAGTGTATTTCCAGCCCTGCACTCTCTGGAGATGATGCCGGCGATAATAGCGGCATCAATTCCCTTTTGCGCTCCTACTCTCCGGATGATGCCCTTGTACTTGTTCATTCTGGCCAGATCCGTTTCGGCCATGTGCTCCGACGCTCTAACACCTTCAAAGAGGGACGGGGTATTAACAATGTTCATGTAttaccaaaaataataatactaatttatttttatttatttcttttttctttttttttgaagtgcCATTTTATTGGTTTTCCCcaattgttttggtgcaaataattacaagtactttcGGGAAATATTCACATGTattcattattatcttgttgcaaatcatatgagcagtttgaaatttgtaaccaaaaattatttcaacagtattatgaatcagtgagcgtgcaccattcagttatgcatcctttgtaaatgtgtacataaaaatgtaagttgtggcagtgcattGGGGGGGGGAAGGTTCCAACAAACCAATctcttttgaagtgaagcttttgactgaaattttgtaatattcaatgtcttagAACGTTTCTAAACTTCACATTGTTTGGCTTccacaagtgcatcaatgtaatttaagtgttgtcagtgcacccCACAGTGGACAGAATTAGgaacaaaagttacttttattttaaaatagcgGTGATTGTGTTCTCCATCCCTACGGGCCGGATTGGACAGCACAGGAGGAAATTTCGGCCTAAGGGAAAGGCGCTCTCACCCATCGTCTTCGTCAATGTGTGACCGCCTACAGACAGAAAAAGTCTGCTTTAGAAGTTGCAATTTTAGTCATATGCTTAACGCAGCGAGGGAACCACCGTGTATTTGTGAAATGTTATTCGCAAATAGATAGCTTACCTGTCTTGATGTTGCTGTTGAGTGTCTTCCAGCTACTCGGCCTTGTTCACTGTTCCACCAGCTTTCTGTTTTCCCttatatgcactttttttttttttttgacgtaaCCTTTATTCACTCTTTTATCAATGTCTATGGCCAATGAGACATTTTTACTTTCCATTTCTCAGGAAAGACATTCACTGTCAGctatagcttaaaaaaaaaaaaaaaaaaagaatttttttttttttttgctaataatACTGTATGGTcaaatttttttgtggaaaaaaaatctcttatgtgaataaagttgtaatattataatattattataatgtgATGTATAATATTGTAAATGGGGAAATAAGGAGAATGAAGTCGGAATATGGGGGAAAATGTatcttatgagaaaaaaaatagaatagtcGTATGACAGCAAATATTTAGGTTTACAGAATAAggcttacattttaaaatacggTTTTattacattgtcttttttttccataaaacgtgttgaattgtaaaataaaaatccaaataataatccaaatgtTATGTGGAGAAAGTAAAAGTATGGCAAGAGAAAGCCATAACTTCATGAAACATTACATGAGTTCAGTCTGACTTTTACTTTCCTTTTTAGTAAGCCATTGGTCCCACCCGCAACTGACAAATAATCTTTTTGTGTATTGCATTAGTGGAGCAACAACCAATATAGTAGacggtgttgttgtttttaattcatcaGATTactaatgtattgtttttaatgtatcaGATTCCTGATTAATTATAAAATTTCATAACTCAAATGACTTTATCCCAGCAGTATGGTACTAAATGACTGTGACTGTTGACTGCTTGTTGTTATGCAGAGGGATAAAtcataacattaaaatatttgCATATACATCGAAAAAAAgttacagaacaaattaaactctttaatcaaggtaccactgtactgtatatatatttgaagattatatttttaattttcttccatttttttccctcattttggggggggggggggggaaccaaaCCTGAAAATGCTTACTGGTGGTTTATCCTCGCTTATTCAAGAATCTTTTtgagttaaaaataatatatatacaaccccaattccaaagaagttgggatgttgtgttaaacataaataaaaacagaatataatgatttgcaaatcatgttcaacatatttaattgaatacactacaaagacaagatacttaatgttcaaactgatcaacttgattgtttttagcaaataatcattaacttggaattttatggctgcaacacgttccaacaaagctgggacaggtggcaaaaaatactgagaaagttgaggaatgctcatcagacacctttttggaacatcccacaagtgaacaggctaatccggaacaggtggctgccatgactgggtagaaaaggaggttccctgaattgctcagtcattcacaagcaatgatggggcgaggttcacctctttgtgaacaagtgcgtgagaaaatagtcaaaaagtttaaggacaatgttcctcaatgtacaattgcaagggatttcatcctctacggtctataatatcatcaaaaggttcagagaatctggagaaatcactgcatgtaagcggcaaggccgaaaaccaacattgaatagccgtgaccttcgatccctcagacggcactgcatcaaaaaccgacatcaatgtgtaaaggatatcaccacatgggctcaggaacacttcagaaaaccaatgtcagtaaatacagttcggcgctacatccgtaagtgcaacttgaaactctactaagcaaagcaaaagccatttatcaacaacacccagaaacgccgccggcttctctgggcccgagctcatctaagatggactgacgcaaagtggaaaagtgttctgtggtccgacgagtccatttgcttttggaaattgtggacatcgtgtcctccaggccaaagaggaaaagaacgtaaagtgttatggacacaaagttcaaaagccagcatctgtgatgttatgggggctgtgttagtgccaatggcatgggtaacttacacatctgtgaaggcaccattcatgctgaaaggtacatgcaggttttggagaaacatattctGCCATCCGAGCAACgtgtttttcatggacgcccctgcttatttcagcaagacaatgccaaaccacattctgtacgtcTTACAAccgcgtggcttcgtagtaaaagaatgcgggtactagactggcctgcccccggactgttgaacagctgaagctgtacatcaggcaagaatgggaaagaattccacctacaaagcttcaacaattagtgtcctcagttcccaaacgttgattgaatgttgttaaaagaaaaggtgaaaaggtagcacagtggtaaacatgaccctgtcccagcttttttgggaacgtgttgcagccataacattccaagttcatgattatttgctaaaaacaatcaagtttatcagtttgaacattaaatatcttgtctttgtagtgtattcaattaaatataggtcgaacatgatttgcaaatcatcgtattctgtttttatgtatgtttaacacagcgtcccaacttcattggaattggggttgtatttctaATACCACTATAAAGGGCATCAATTATCCGTGGATTTTGGCTATTCGCAGCCCCAATCCCACGCGAATCGTgggggtccatccatccatccattttctgagccgcttctcctcactagggtcgcgggggtgctggagcctatcccagctgtcatcgggcaggaggcggggtacaccctgaactggttgccagccaatcgcagggcacataggaacaaacaaccattcgcactcacagtcatgcctacgggcaatttagagtctccaattcatgcatgtttttgggatgtgggaggaaaccggagtgcccggagaaaacccacgcaggaacggggagaacatgcaaactccacacaggcggggacggggattgaaccccgcacctcagaactgtgaggctgacgctctaaccagtcggccaccgtgccgctcgtgggggtccactgtactttaaACCAGTTAATAACGGGTGAAACTAAAAAAATGCCAGCAAAATCCAATTCGTATGCTGCGAAAAAACCTATTGGTCATGATGAATATGGTTTCTTTTGGAGTTGAAATTTGCCATAAGGGAATGGCCACGCGTCCCTATTGGTCTCATGAGCAATGATCTTGTATTTTATGAAGCATATACTGTAGAGGGTCAGTGTCTGAAATGGTCCCAGCGCGTTATTTCAGAAAAGAAGGCGTCCCCGGGGCAGGAAGTGTAGTTGACCATCTGCCTGTGGCCACGGACGGTGTAGTTGGCCACGAGCCTCCTTCCGTCCACCGCGCAGCGTGTCAAGCGATGGCGGAGAAGGTCCGTGGCGTGACGCGACGGAAGAGCGGACGTGTAGTCGCCAATGACCGACACGCCGTAGCCGAGGTTGTTGTGTCCTCGCGTGTGCGTGCCGAGGAGGTTCCAGCCCCGGCCTTCGTAGACGTAACCGTCCGAGCCCACCACGAAGCTGACGGGACAGGACGCAGGAACATGAACACGCGTGTTTCACGCAAACTACTCGCAATGGCAATGGCGTTGCAGACCCCCCCACCCGGGTAGGTGGAAATCTGGCATATAAATAGAACACACAGgtccagtggtgccttgtgatgcgtattattatattttctatttacaTATGTTGCTTCACCATCTACGTTCAAATGTCCATTGCTTCAAGATTACATCCACCACAttaatgctaattgttagcccgtgtgcctatggagtttcccattgtatgttagcgtTAAGACAGCGTAGGctatgtatagaaaatactgtcgGGATTGCTGTGGACTCTTTTCTCGTAACtgcgtttttcttcttttttttttctatctcataaaacacatttttctcgcAAATTCCAACTGTTTTTCATATGTTTTAAGCAACAATTTAGCAGcattaactgtttaaaaaatcaaatagtCAAAGGTAAAAATCGTGTCACCTGTATCCGATATCGCTCCAGTTGCGGACGTCCTGGTGGAAGCGCTGCATGGCTCGCATGTTCTGGGAGCACGCTGGGAAGGACAGGCAGGGCTGCGAGGGGTCGTAGGTGTGGTGAACGTAGACAAAGCCCAGGGGCAAAGACAGCGGGGTGGGGGTTTCCTTGGGAGGCTTCGCCCTCCACTGGCAGCGAGAGATGATTTGAGGACAAtctgcaggggaaaaaaaggccgtttatgttttatgtgtttatgtgttttatttgtatttttttaagactgCAAGGTGTAAGATGCTGCAGAAGGTGggtagcttttaaaaaaaacattcgtgCTTAGCCATTAGttacattttcactgatcaacaAAGGTCCATAAATGTGAGGGGCAACTATACATTGTAAATCCTTTTGTCAACGGGGTAAGGTTAAGGTAGAGATTAAGGGTTGCGGTTGGGGCTAAGGTTGGGTCGTACGTTAATTTTCAAGGGTAAGGCACTGAATCATCTTATCGGAAAAAGAGACTATCATatctattattttttatatgtttCAACAATTATATTTTGGGTTTataataataactaaaaaatttaaaaaaaaagatttttgacaacaacaaaaaaaagttgaaaaaaataaataaataaataaaacatactgtGTCATGTCTTGCtccaaaaagaatttgaaaataaatttataATTGTaggtggaaaaagaaaacagaggGGGTTAGGAAAAGAGAGGGATAGgttaaattaaaaatcaaatgcaaGAGGGGTGAaaagaggggggcggggggttgagggggttaaggttaggattacaaaaagagaaataaatgagagaataaattaaaaatcacATACATGAAAGAGGGGGAAAAGGGGGAATTGAAGGGGTTGTGGTTAGGATTAGAATAAAAAGAGGCGTCGATTagataaaaaaatcaaatgcaaaGGGAGCAAAAAAAGGGGGAATTGTGGGGGTGAGGGaaggaaaaataattttaaaatgaggGGGGTAAAAAGGTTGAGACGGGGAACAGAGGGGGGGcgtttttttggtttattttttggggttacgATTATGAGGGGGGAagatgggttagggttaggataaTATCAGGAGAGGGTAGAAAGGAAgaaagggggaggaggaggggggtcTAGGGAAATTCTTAATGGAAaactaaatggggaaaaaaatgagagaAATTTTAGATTAGGGCTGGAAGGGAAAAAACGGGAAGGTGGGGGGGGGACGAGGAGGTCTAGTTAGGGTTGGAAAAGGAAAAAGCTGGGTTGGGTTAAGATTTAGAAAAAGGGAGAGGAGATAGAATAAGTGGAGCCTGAAttaagagggttagggttaggtctTAGGTTAGTGTTAAGGTCAAGGTTAGGGTACGGATTTGGTTTGATCTCAAGGGATAATGTAGTGACTTACCCCAGTACTTGTGCACAAATGCCTCTAGTCCTTCCTTCACCGCCTTGTTGACTCCAGTGTCCAGAGCGATCCACTCAGTCTTCTCCAAACTCCAGACCAGCGCGAGCGTGTCCATCACCTCCACCTGGAGGTCAAGCGGCTCCAGAATAGATCGAGAGATCTCCCTTCGCGTTGGACTAACGTGTCTGGACAAGGTATCAAGACCCTGGCCCGCATGCAGGGTAAAACTATAATATTCCTTCAGGATCTCACTAAGAGCATGCGGCTCCTCCGATTTGGGTAGTTGGCTGATACCCGTGCCCAGTATTACGCCATCCATACCGCCGTGAATAACTGCGTCGGTGGCCAGGGTGGCGGGCCAAGACAGTTTGAACACCTTGGGGCGCGCCACACTGT containing:
- the LOC133477192 gene encoding lysozyme g-like: MGHGDITKVDTSGASKKTAGQDRLPYDGVPASNTMAQTDVGRMNNYKVIIQKVAAQKGIDPAIIAGIISRESRAGNVLRSGWGDNGNAWGLMQVDKNYHTPRGGWDSEEHLSQGTDILIGFINQIKNKFSGWTAEQQLKGGIAAYNTGVGGVQTYERMDVGTTGDDYSSDVVARAQWYKSQGGF
- the pglyrp2 gene encoding N-acetylmuramoyl-L-alanine amidase isoform X2; the encoded protein is MASFRVSLFVLASSYCFALMSSRPAGVHLRSMHNFIHAVQQVEESNPGLSPLALVRALRRTAGHDDAMTIHFLGASNNLTDAMGLETAILNASSFSFFDKAVHHIVTDSGEERGVALAPDGTTIGLAPLLLGIESGLKAKQEATSAVGLFPLTLGRTLGLSFLSLQDIPVSHRLGPDGCWDSVARPKVFKLSWPATLATDAVIHGGMDGVILGTGISQLPKSEEPHALSEILKEYYSFTLHAGQGLDTLSRHVSPTRREISRSILEPLDLQVEVMDTLALVWSLEKTEWIALDTGVNKAVKEGLEAFVHKYWDCPQIISRCQWRAKPPKETPTPLSLPLGFVYVHHTYDPSQPCLSFPACSQNMRAMQRFHQDVRNWSDIGYRC
- the pglyrp2 gene encoding N-acetylmuramoyl-L-alanine amidase isoform X1, translating into MASFRVSLFVLASSYCFALMSSRPAGVHLRSMHNFIHAVQQVEESNPGLSPLALVRALRRTAGHDDAMTIHFLGASNNLTDAMGLETAILNASSFSFFDKAVHHIVTDSGEERGVALAPDGTTIGLAPLLLGIESGLKAKQEATSAVGLFPLTLGRTLGLSFLSLQDIPVSHRLGPDGCWDSVARPKVFKLSWPATLATDAVIHGGMDGVILGTGISQLPKSEEPHALSEILKEYYSFTLHAGQGLDTLSRHVSPTRREISRSILEPLDLQVEVMDTLALVWSLEKTEWIALDTGVNKAVKEGLEAFVHKYWDCPQIISRCQWRAKPPKETPTPLSLPLGFVYVHHTYDPSQPCLSFPACSQNMRAMQRFHQDVRNWSDIGYSFVVGSDGYVYEGRGWNLLGTHTRGHNNLGYGVSVIGDYTSALPSRHATDLLRHRLTRCAVDGRRLVANYTVRGHRQMVNYTSCPGDAFFSEITRWDHFRH